A single window of Bordetella genomosp. 11 DNA harbors:
- a CDS encoding MarR family winged helix-turn-helix transcriptional regulator — protein MKKPSDTRLAVLTAHMLVIHRAYRAAADKALADYGLSQATAWPVIWVGRLGDGVRQGVLAEAMGVEGPSLVRVVDQLETAGLIERREDALDRRAKTLHLTPAGHALRERVEQMLVHLRRQVFRGVDAADAEACIRVFEQVKASLAHIEPIPVTGARQERKQ, from the coding sequence ATGAAAAAGCCCTCCGACACCCGACTAGCGGTCCTGACCGCCCACATGCTGGTGATACATCGCGCCTATCGCGCCGCGGCGGACAAGGCCCTGGCTGACTACGGCCTGTCGCAGGCCACTGCCTGGCCCGTTATCTGGGTCGGACGCCTGGGCGACGGCGTGCGCCAGGGCGTCCTGGCCGAAGCCATGGGCGTGGAAGGACCTTCGCTGGTCCGCGTGGTGGACCAGCTGGAAACCGCCGGCCTGATCGAACGCCGCGAGGACGCGCTGGACCGCCGCGCCAAGACGCTGCATCTGACACCCGCCGGGCATGCGCTGCGCGAACGTGTGGAACAAATGCTGGTGCACCTGCGGCGGCAGGTGTTTCGCGGGGTGGATGCAGCCGATGCCGAGGCCTGCATCCGCGTCTTCGAACAGGTCAAGGCATCGCTGGCCCACATCGAACCGATTCCGGTAACGGGCGCCCGGCAGGAGCGCAAGCAATGA
- a CDS encoding FUSC family protein codes for MKLPTAEESLFSIKAYIGAMAALYLSMRLDLPRPFWAVTTAYIVSQPWAGAVRSKALFRLVGTFFGCAAVVYLVPRLADYPVLMVLALSLWVGVCLYLAVLDRTPRSYLFMLAGYTAAMIGLPSVTAPETVFDTGLARVEEIAAGILCAMLAHSLILPRGIGGAVVGKLDQALRDARIWIQDALRGDTVSQSARDRRALANDITQLRLLATHVPYDTGNIRWTARSVMAMQDRMAALTPTISSLEDRLRALRASGRPLPADLPALLDDISAWVQAGPRGDQAAAAALRERAANVAPEIHADSDWHDLLLVSLAARLRELIGHCERGFALRRDIQDGLAGAPVRIRRQAATSNRALHHDHGIALLSSVSAAVAIGAVCAFWIGTAWTNGATAALMAAVFSCFFASQDDPVPGIRQFLLYTVVSIPISAVYLLCVLPAVHSFEMVALTMFPVCFVCGVYLARPASTGKAMAVFFGISGTLALHDTNTADVVSFLDTMIAQIVGVGSAALVAALLRRISTEYSARRIQAANWRELAHMATADRPPTGNSHTVRMLDRIGLLYTRLAAGGPNDSSVAEDTLLDLRVGNEIAELQRARRDLPIADATIRPVLSCLGDWFRGRIHGREAIPDAFLPRLDQALSRVNATPAGSARERAIVALVGLRRGLIPQASDYVPALAATAAAPRLQPGASS; via the coding sequence ATGAAACTGCCGACGGCGGAAGAATCGCTGTTCTCCATCAAGGCCTATATCGGCGCGATGGCGGCGCTTTACCTGTCCATGCGGCTCGACCTGCCCCGTCCTTTCTGGGCAGTTACCACCGCGTATATCGTTTCGCAGCCTTGGGCGGGAGCCGTGCGCTCCAAGGCCCTGTTCCGGCTGGTCGGCACGTTCTTCGGCTGCGCGGCAGTCGTGTACCTGGTGCCCAGGCTGGCCGACTATCCGGTGCTCATGGTACTGGCCCTGTCGCTGTGGGTAGGCGTGTGCCTGTATCTCGCCGTGCTCGACCGCACGCCGCGCTCCTACCTGTTCATGCTGGCCGGCTATACGGCGGCCATGATCGGACTGCCCAGCGTGACCGCGCCCGAGACCGTCTTCGATACCGGGCTGGCCAGGGTGGAGGAAATCGCCGCCGGCATCCTGTGCGCCATGCTCGCCCACAGCCTGATCCTGCCGCGCGGCATCGGCGGCGCGGTGGTCGGCAAGCTCGACCAGGCCTTGCGCGACGCCCGCATATGGATACAGGACGCGCTGCGGGGCGACACGGTGTCCCAAAGCGCGCGCGATCGCCGGGCGCTTGCCAACGATATTACCCAGCTGCGCCTGCTCGCCACGCATGTGCCTTACGACACCGGCAACATACGCTGGACCGCGCGTTCCGTGATGGCCATGCAGGATCGCATGGCGGCCCTGACGCCCACCATATCCTCGCTGGAAGACCGCCTGCGCGCGCTGCGGGCCTCGGGGCGTCCGCTGCCGGCGGACTTGCCCGCGCTGCTGGACGATATATCGGCCTGGGTGCAGGCGGGTCCGCGCGGCGACCAGGCCGCGGCCGCCGCGCTGCGCGAGCGCGCGGCCAACGTGGCGCCGGAAATCCACGCGGACAGCGACTGGCACGATCTGTTGCTGGTCAGCCTGGCGGCACGCCTGCGCGAGCTGATCGGCCACTGCGAACGCGGCTTCGCCCTGCGCCGCGATATCCAGGACGGTCTCGCGGGCGCGCCGGTGCGCATCCGGCGCCAGGCCGCGACGTCCAATCGCGCCCTGCATCACGACCATGGCATCGCCTTGCTGTCGTCCGTCTCGGCGGCGGTGGCGATCGGCGCGGTGTGTGCGTTCTGGATCGGCACGGCGTGGACCAACGGCGCCACGGCGGCGCTGATGGCGGCCGTCTTCAGCTGCTTTTTCGCGTCGCAGGACGACCCCGTCCCGGGCATCAGGCAGTTCCTGCTCTACACGGTGGTGTCGATCCCGATCTCCGCCGTCTACCTGCTGTGCGTCCTGCCCGCCGTGCACTCCTTCGAGATGGTGGCGCTGACGATGTTTCCGGTATGTTTCGTGTGCGGTGTTTACCTCGCGCGGCCGGCCAGCACGGGCAAGGCCATGGCGGTGTTTTTCGGCATTTCCGGCACGCTTGCCCTGCACGACACCAACACCGCCGACGTGGTGTCCTTCCTGGACACGATGATCGCGCAGATCGTAGGCGTGGGCAGCGCGGCGCTGGTGGCCGCGCTGCTGCGCAGGATCAGCACCGAATACAGTGCGCGGCGCATCCAGGCGGCGAACTGGCGCGAACTGGCCCATATGGCGACGGCGGATCGCCCGCCCACCGGCAACAGCCATACGGTCCGCATGCTGGATCGCATCGGCCTGCTCTACACCCGCCTGGCGGCGGGCGGCCCGAACGACTCCTCCGTGGCGGAGGACACCTTGCTCGACCTGCGGGTCGGCAACGAGATCGCCGAACTGCAGCGCGCCCGCCGCGACCTGCCCATCGCCGACGCCACGATCCGGCCGGTGCTGTCGTGCCTGGGCGATTGGTTCCGCGGCCGCATCCATGGGCGCGAGGCGATCCCCGATGCATTCCTCCCGCGCCTGGACCAGGCCCTGTCGCGCGTGAATGCCACGCCGGCCGGCTCGGCCCGCGAACGCGCCATCGTTGCGCTGGTCGGCCTGCGGCGCGGACTGATCCCTCAGGCGTCCGACTACGTACCGGCGCTTGCGGCAACGGCCGCCGCGCCCCGCTTGCAGCCGGGAGCCTCGTCATGA
- a CDS encoding DUF1656 domain-containing protein, with amino-acid sequence MIGEVSLYGIYMPWLLILAILTLGLSWFVRRLLALTGVYRLVWHPALFDLALYVLLLYGVVWISPYVSSRIS; translated from the coding sequence ATGATCGGCGAAGTCAGTCTCTACGGCATCTACATGCCCTGGCTGCTGATCCTGGCCATCCTGACACTCGGCCTGTCGTGGTTCGTGCGCCGCCTGCTGGCGCTGACCGGCGTCTATCGCCTGGTATGGCATCCCGCCCTGTTCGATCTGGCCTTGTACGTCCTGTTGCTGTACGGCGTGGTCTGGATTTCACCGTACGTTTCTTCGAGAATTTCATGA
- a CDS encoding efflux RND transporter periplasmic adaptor subunit encodes MKLPALPGPLAWIRFAFTALLVVAAIVAGRHLWAHYELEPWTRDGRVKAYVVQVAPDVSGLVTAVPVRDNQDVKAGDVLFEIDRARFQLAYDQAKAAVAAQTVALQQATRDARRNRELGQLVSAEAREQSQTRVEQAQAELAQAKVSLEVASLNLQRSRIVAATDGRVTNLDLRVGAYAAAGRPVMALVDGGSFYVEGYFEETKLPRIHEGDRVTVALMGEPHVLRGHVESIALGIADRDRTSAANMLPNVNPNFNWVRLAQRIPVRVHIDEVPDGVRLVAGQTATVSVADADAPARTARISD; translated from the coding sequence ATGAAGCTTCCTGCCTTGCCCGGCCCCCTCGCCTGGATCCGGTTCGCGTTCACGGCCTTGCTGGTGGTCGCCGCCATCGTTGCCGGCCGGCATCTATGGGCGCACTACGAGCTGGAGCCCTGGACGCGCGACGGCCGGGTCAAAGCCTATGTCGTCCAGGTGGCCCCCGATGTGTCGGGCCTGGTCACCGCCGTCCCGGTGCGGGACAACCAGGACGTCAAGGCCGGCGATGTCCTGTTCGAAATCGACCGCGCCCGTTTCCAGCTGGCCTATGACCAGGCCAAGGCGGCCGTCGCCGCGCAGACGGTGGCGCTGCAGCAGGCCACGCGCGACGCGCGGCGCAACCGGGAACTGGGACAGCTCGTATCCGCCGAAGCGCGCGAACAAAGCCAGACCCGCGTGGAACAGGCGCAAGCCGAGCTCGCGCAGGCCAAGGTGTCCCTGGAGGTCGCCAGCCTGAATCTGCAGCGCAGCCGCATCGTGGCGGCCACGGACGGCCGTGTCACCAACCTGGATCTGCGGGTCGGCGCCTACGCCGCGGCCGGCCGTCCCGTCATGGCGTTGGTGGACGGCGGCAGCTTCTATGTGGAAGGCTACTTCGAAGAAACGAAACTGCCGCGCATCCACGAAGGCGACCGCGTCACCGTTGCGCTGATGGGCGAGCCGCATGTACTGCGCGGCCATGTGGAAAGCATCGCGCTGGGCATCGCCGACCGTGACCGCACCAGCGCGGCCAACATGCTGCCGAATGTCAATCCCAACTTCAACTGGGTACGGCTGGCGCAGCGCATTCCCGTGCGGGTGCACATCGACGAGGTGCCCGATGGGGTACGGCTGGTGGCCGGACAGACCGCCACGGTGTCGGTGGCCGACGCCGATGCGCCGGCCAGGACCGCGCGGATATCGGACTGA
- a CDS encoding efflux transporter outer membrane subunit produces MFIRHALAAAATATLAACATVGPDYRIPDSAVVNRPASSAPFMGAQGNAAFLARAVPGDWWQLYDDPALNAQVAKALDANTDLRVAAANLEHADAILREAQAQTRPGATVSASPTYGHVSGIQELAPDYRPPNAWSYSGSAGISYQVDLVGQIRRAIEAAGDDREAAQAAYDATRAAVAAQTTRAYTTACAAGMQLESARHSVDVQDQSLQATERLQRLGRGTTLDVTRARSQLEQLRANLPPLEAQRRTALFQLATLTGDTPARFPPELTNCATVPALRQPIPVGDGAALLRRRADIRQAERSLAAANARIGVATGDLYPKITLGLSAGSAGPAKFFGDASTFSWSMGPLISWTIPNTGAVQARIAEAQANTRAAYARFDATVLNALRETESALEIYARQLDRDASLRAARDQSAEAARQARTLYQYGKTDYLTVLDAERTLASNESALAASRADLANDQITLFLALGGGWQTPDADGRTAAR; encoded by the coding sequence ATGTTCATACGCCATGCACTCGCCGCGGCGGCCACGGCCACGCTGGCAGCCTGCGCCACGGTCGGTCCCGATTACCGCATACCGGATTCCGCGGTCGTCAACCGGCCCGCTTCCTCCGCGCCCTTTATGGGCGCCCAAGGCAACGCGGCATTCCTGGCCCGGGCGGTGCCCGGAGACTGGTGGCAGCTTTACGATGACCCGGCCTTGAACGCGCAAGTCGCCAAGGCGCTGGATGCCAACACGGATCTGCGCGTGGCGGCGGCCAACCTGGAACACGCCGACGCGATCCTGCGCGAAGCGCAGGCGCAAACCCGGCCCGGCGCCACCGTCAGCGCATCGCCCACCTACGGCCACGTGTCCGGCATCCAGGAACTGGCGCCGGACTACCGCCCGCCGAACGCCTGGTCCTACAGCGGCAGCGCCGGCATCTCGTATCAGGTCGACCTGGTCGGGCAGATACGGCGCGCGATCGAGGCCGCGGGCGACGACCGCGAGGCGGCACAGGCCGCCTACGACGCCACGCGCGCCGCCGTCGCCGCGCAGACCACCCGTGCCTACACGACGGCCTGCGCCGCGGGAATGCAGCTGGAGTCGGCCCGGCATTCCGTCGACGTACAGGATCAATCGCTGCAGGCCACCGAACGGCTGCAACGCCTGGGGCGCGGCACGACGCTGGACGTCACGCGCGCCCGCAGCCAGCTGGAGCAACTGCGCGCCAACCTGCCGCCCCTGGAGGCACAACGGCGCACCGCGCTGTTCCAGCTGGCCACGTTGACGGGCGATACGCCTGCCCGGTTTCCGCCGGAACTGACGAACTGCGCCACCGTTCCCGCGCTGCGCCAGCCCATCCCGGTCGGCGACGGGGCCGCGCTGCTGCGCCGCCGCGCGGATATCCGTCAGGCCGAACGCAGCCTGGCCGCCGCCAACGCCCGCATCGGCGTGGCCACGGGCGATCTCTACCCGAAGATCACGCTGGGGCTGTCCGCTGGATCCGCGGGACCGGCCAAATTCTTCGGCGATGCCAGCACCTTCAGCTGGAGCATGGGACCGCTGATTTCCTGGACCATCCCCAACACCGGCGCGGTACAGGCCCGCATCGCCGAAGCTCAGGCCAATACCCGGGCGGCCTACGCGCGCTTCGACGCCACCGTGCTGAACGCGCTGCGCGAAACCGAAAGCGCGCTGGAGATCTACGCGCGGCAGCTGGATCGCGATGCTTCCCTGCGCGCTGCGCGCGACCAAAGCGCCGAGGCGGCGCGACAGGCGCGCACGCTGTACCAGTACGGCAAGACGGACTACCTGACGGTCCTCGATGCCGAACGCACGTTGGCCAGCAACGAAAGCGCCCTGGCCGCATCGCGGGCCGACCTGGCCAACGACCAGATCACGCTATTCCTGGCGCTGGGCGGCGGCTGGCAGACGCCGGACGCCGACGGCCGGACGGCGGCGCGCTGA
- the ypfH gene encoding esterase, whose amino-acid sequence MSFSSDIEYVPVDGEVRQLFILLHGVGGTPADMRDLAAGVRHAFPQSAIVVPAGFEPFDGAGDGRQWFSARGIGEDNLSARVAGALPALVAYVRAAQLRFHLLQSDTALAGFSQGAIMALEATAAHDGLAGRVLAFSGRYASMPNSPPQYTTIHLLHGADDSVIPVDHARQAQARLDALHGDSTIDIATRVGHELHPALIERAVVRLQTCVPLRSWEAALGLNQSAPPGTMLH is encoded by the coding sequence ATGAGTTTTTCCAGCGACATCGAATACGTGCCCGTGGATGGCGAGGTGCGCCAATTGTTCATCCTGCTGCACGGCGTGGGCGGTACGCCCGCCGATATGCGGGACCTCGCCGCGGGGGTGCGGCACGCCTTTCCGCAATCGGCCATCGTGGTGCCCGCGGGCTTTGAACCTTTCGACGGGGCGGGCGACGGCCGCCAATGGTTTTCGGCGCGCGGCATCGGCGAGGACAACCTTTCCGCGCGGGTGGCCGGCGCCCTGCCTGCCCTGGTGGCGTATGTGCGCGCCGCGCAGCTGCGCTTTCATCTTCTGCAAAGCGACACGGCATTGGCCGGGTTTTCGCAGGGCGCCATCATGGCGCTGGAAGCCACCGCCGCGCACGACGGATTGGCGGGGCGCGTGCTGGCCTTTTCCGGCCGCTATGCGTCCATGCCCAACAGCCCGCCGCAATACACCACCATCCATTTGCTGCATGGGGCCGACGATAGCGTCATCCCGGTCGACCATGCGCGCCAGGCGCAGGCGCGCCTGGATGCCTTGCATGGCGATTCCACGATAGACATCGCCACGCGCGTGGGCCATGAGCTGCATCCTGCCTTGATCGAGCGCGCCGTCGTGCGCTTGCAGACCTGCGTCCCGCTGCGCAGCTGGGAGGCCGCGCTGGGCCTGAACCAGTCCGCGCCGCCCGGGACGATGCTGCACTAG
- a CDS encoding zinc-binding alcohol dehydrogenase family protein has translation MKAIVYDQAGLEPEDPRALYDTDIAVPKPGPRDLLVRIHAIAVNPVDTKVRRGVAPDGPRVLGWDAAGVVTEVGEDVSLFKPGDEVFYAGSFLRPGCNAEYGLVDERIAGHKPATLDFANAAALPLTSLTAWELLFDRLGVPEGGGDGQTLLIMGGAGGVGSILTQIASKLTRMTVIATASRPETQDWVRRLGAHHVIDHHRGLIDELKRVGVPSVSHVASLTHTDSHYPQLVEALAPQGRLAVIDDPATLDVMPLKWKCISLHWELMFTRSYYQTPDMIRQHEYLERVARLVDQGVLQSTLGERYGRIDAANLRRAHALQESGKARGKIVLEGFAA, from the coding sequence ATGAAAGCCATCGTCTACGACCAGGCCGGCCTGGAGCCGGAAGATCCCCGCGCGCTCTACGACACCGACATCGCGGTGCCCAAGCCGGGGCCGCGCGACCTGCTGGTACGCATCCATGCCATCGCCGTGAATCCGGTCGACACCAAGGTCCGGCGCGGGGTCGCGCCGGACGGGCCGCGCGTCCTGGGCTGGGACGCGGCGGGCGTGGTGACGGAGGTCGGCGAAGACGTATCGCTGTTCAAGCCAGGCGACGAGGTCTTCTACGCGGGTTCCTTCCTGCGGCCCGGATGCAACGCCGAATACGGCCTCGTCGACGAACGTATCGCCGGCCACAAGCCCGCCACGCTGGATTTCGCCAACGCGGCCGCGCTGCCGCTGACTTCGCTGACCGCCTGGGAATTGCTATTCGATCGGCTGGGGGTACCGGAAGGCGGCGGGGACGGCCAGACCCTGCTGATCATGGGCGGCGCCGGCGGCGTGGGATCCATCCTGACGCAGATCGCCAGCAAACTGACGCGGATGACCGTTATCGCCACCGCGTCGCGTCCCGAAACCCAGGATTGGGTGCGGCGCCTGGGCGCGCACCACGTTATCGATCACCATCGCGGTCTTATCGATGAGTTGAAGCGGGTGGGCGTGCCGTCGGTCTCGCATGTCGCAAGCCTGACGCACACCGATTCCCACTATCCGCAGCTGGTGGAGGCCCTGGCCCCGCAGGGACGGCTGGCGGTCATCGACGACCCGGCGACGCTGGACGTCATGCCGTTGAAGTGGAAGTGCATATCGCTGCATTGGGAGCTGATGTTCACCCGGTCGTACTACCAGACGCCCGATATGATTCGCCAGCATGAGTACCTGGAGCGCGTGGCGCGCTTGGTGGACCAGGGCGTGCTGCAATCGACCCTGGGCGAACGCTACGGCCGTATCGACGCGGCCAACCTGCGGCGTGCCCATGCGTTGCAGGAAAGCGGCAAGGCGCGCGGCAAGATCGTGCTGGAGGGCTTTGCTGCCTGA
- a CDS encoding IclR family transcriptional regulator — MKQTRNEGSAVRPAQGGRDGEKKSAGRPPRAKAADAPEAERGGEPAGEGKETSTVKRILLLLQCLVDHPGESAQALAQRLNLPRSTVHRLLATLRDNDYAGHEPGGTFGPGLEIYRMAAKLGGHMPYRRLAEPYLQALSERFHETSLLTLLERRQLKMFHAASGSPDDPMRYNIGLNVLEPLVWGATARVILAYLSPAEIDAAIAASGPSPVQGLTPDEADIKAALARIRQDGHAVTNSHRTPNTVGVGAPFFDAEGQVVGSLGFLIPTFRWEQSDAQHIVGALRHAADALSAQLGYRATAAR; from the coding sequence ATGAAACAGACCAGGAACGAGGGCTCCGCCGTGCGGCCGGCACAAGGCGGCCGGGACGGGGAAAAGAAAAGCGCCGGGCGCCCGCCGCGGGCAAAGGCCGCGGATGCGCCGGAAGCGGAACGCGGCGGGGAGCCTGCCGGCGAAGGCAAGGAAACCAGTACGGTCAAGCGCATCCTGCTGTTGCTGCAATGCCTGGTCGACCATCCGGGCGAATCCGCGCAGGCGCTGGCGCAGCGGCTGAACCTGCCGCGCAGCACCGTCCATCGCCTGTTGGCCACGCTGCGCGACAACGACTACGCCGGGCATGAACCCGGCGGCACGTTCGGTCCCGGCCTGGAGATCTACCGCATGGCGGCCAAACTGGGCGGCCACATGCCTTACCGGCGCCTGGCCGAGCCCTATCTGCAGGCCCTGTCCGAGCGCTTCCACGAGACCTCGCTGCTGACGCTGCTGGAGCGCCGGCAACTGAAGATGTTCCATGCGGCAAGCGGATCTCCTGACGATCCCATGCGCTACAACATCGGGCTGAATGTGCTGGAACCGCTGGTCTGGGGCGCCACCGCGCGGGTAATACTGGCCTATCTCAGCCCGGCGGAAATCGACGCCGCGATCGCGGCGAGCGGCCCGTCGCCGGTGCAGGGACTGACGCCGGATGAAGCGGACATCAAGGCGGCGCTGGCTCGCATCCGGCAGGATGGGCACGCAGTCACGAATTCGCACCGCACGCCGAACACGGTAGGGGTGGGGGCCCCGTTCTTCGATGCCGAAGGCCAGGTGGTGGGCAGCCTGGGCTTCCTGATCCCGACCTTTCGCTGGGAGCAGTCGGACGCGCAGCATATTGTCGGCGCCTTGCGGCATGCCGCGGATGCCCTGTCGGCGCAACTGGGATACCGGGCGACAGCGGCGCGCTGA
- a CDS encoding SDR family NAD(P)-dependent oxidoreductase, translated as MELNFEGRTALVTGASQGIGRTTARLLALSGANVVAVARRVELVEKSAAEIAEQVASQGKGGKIIPLQADFYDEDAPERVAAEAQRLLGRVDILMNAAGASRPVPFEATRDQWHEGMLLNFFRIRELTHAVVPGMKQHGWGRIVTFTGTSEPRMLNAAFTAKAAVHVWSKGLSREVAPFGITMNCLQPGRIRSEQIAKRYPTAESEREYAQAEIPVGRFGEPEEIAAVALFLASPLASYVTGTVIPVDGGSSRFAF; from the coding sequence ATGGAATTGAACTTCGAAGGACGCACCGCCCTGGTCACGGGTGCCAGCCAAGGCATAGGCCGCACCACCGCACGCCTGCTGGCGCTGTCCGGCGCGAACGTGGTGGCCGTGGCGCGCCGCGTCGAACTCGTGGAGAAAAGCGCCGCCGAAATCGCCGAGCAGGTGGCCAGCCAGGGCAAGGGCGGCAAGATCATCCCGCTGCAGGCCGACTTCTACGACGAAGACGCGCCCGAGCGCGTGGCCGCCGAAGCGCAGCGCCTGCTCGGCCGCGTCGACATTCTGATGAACGCGGCCGGCGCCAGCCGCCCGGTACCCTTCGAAGCCACGCGGGACCAATGGCACGAAGGCATGCTGCTGAACTTCTTCCGTATCCGCGAGCTTACCCACGCCGTCGTGCCGGGCATGAAGCAGCATGGCTGGGGCCGTATCGTCACCTTCACGGGCACGTCGGAACCCCGCATGCTGAACGCCGCCTTCACCGCCAAGGCCGCCGTGCATGTGTGGTCCAAGGGACTGTCCCGGGAAGTCGCACCCTTCGGCATCACGATGAACTGCCTGCAACCCGGCCGTATCCGCAGCGAGCAGATCGCCAAGCGCTACCCCACCGCCGAAAGCGAGCGCGAATACGCCCAGGCGGAAATTCCCGTCGGCCGCTTCGGCGAGCCGGAGGAAATCGCGGCCGTCGCCCTCTTCCTGGCCTCGCCGCTGGCCAGCTACGTCACCGGCACTGTGATCCCCGTGGATGGCGGTTCCAGCCGCTTCGCGTTCTGA
- a CDS encoding MmgE/PrpD family protein produces the protein MATPSAPTGAAISPRPQAPSANEPGDRPACTVLQRLAAFVHDVHYEALPPEVVHYAKRLILDTLGCAFGAMESDVAAALRRFADDIGGAPQATLIGSGLKTSVALATLVNGGLLRYLDSNDYYFGRDPAHPSGNLAPALAMAERQGRDGKTLIAALVGAYEVHLRLADHAGEPSLWRRGWHHGTNAQFSSAALAARLAGLDPDRTAHAMAIAGSHQNTLAQLQSGAISMIKATAEAWVAKAGVEAALLAGHGMTGPLGLLEGPNGWVETVAGQTAGEFDAAALTAPFDGRYRLLETSVKPYPVVATASAPVRAAIDLHRQGLPAPDAIERIVVRLPGFALRTPSAHPDRRYPTGIESAQHSFYFCAAIALRDGACGEAQFQAQVLTDPALRDLLGKVVLQADPELDTRWPQAAGGGIELHLRDGTTLQRMCPYPPGHPRLALSDEELSHKFLAYAEPVLGHKRAYALRDAVLRLDNYKDIRDFTPLLARD, from the coding sequence ATGGCCACGCCGTCCGCCCCGACCGGGGCCGCCATTTCCCCACGGCCGCAGGCGCCCTCCGCCAACGAGCCCGGCGACCGTCCGGCTTGCACCGTACTGCAACGCCTGGCGGCCTTCGTCCACGACGTGCACTACGAGGCCCTGCCGCCAGAAGTGGTCCACTACGCCAAGCGCCTGATCCTGGACACGCTGGGTTGCGCCTTCGGGGCCATGGAAAGCGATGTCGCGGCAGCGCTGCGCCGTTTCGCCGATGACATCGGCGGCGCGCCTCAGGCCACGCTGATCGGCAGCGGACTGAAAACGTCGGTCGCGCTGGCCACGCTGGTCAACGGCGGCCTGCTGCGCTACCTGGACAGCAACGACTACTACTTCGGGCGCGACCCCGCGCATCCCAGCGGCAACCTCGCGCCGGCCCTGGCCATGGCCGAACGCCAGGGGCGTGACGGCAAGACGCTGATCGCGGCGCTGGTGGGCGCCTATGAAGTGCACCTGCGGCTGGCCGATCATGCCGGCGAGCCCTCGCTGTGGCGGCGCGGCTGGCATCACGGCACCAATGCGCAGTTTTCCAGCGCGGCCCTGGCCGCGCGGCTGGCCGGCCTGGACCCGGACCGGACGGCGCACGCCATGGCGATCGCGGGCAGCCACCAGAACACGCTGGCGCAATTGCAGAGCGGCGCCATTTCCATGATCAAGGCCACGGCGGAAGCCTGGGTCGCCAAGGCCGGCGTCGAAGCCGCGCTGCTGGCGGGCCATGGCATGACGGGGCCGCTGGGACTGCTGGAAGGGCCCAACGGTTGGGTGGAAACCGTCGCGGGCCAGACCGCCGGTGAATTCGATGCGGCAGCCTTGACCGCCCCCTTCGATGGGCGCTATCGGTTGCTCGAGACCAGCGTCAAACCCTATCCGGTGGTCGCCACCGCCTCGGCACCGGTGCGTGCCGCCATCGACCTGCATCGCCAGGGATTGCCCGCGCCCGATGCCATCGAGCGCATCGTTGTGCGCCTGCCCGGCTTCGCGCTGCGCACGCCCTCGGCCCATCCGGATCGCCGCTATCCGACCGGCATCGAAAGCGCCCAGCACAGCTTCTATTTCTGCGCCGCGATCGCGTTGCGCGACGGCGCCTGCGGCGAGGCGCAATTCCAGGCGCAGGTGCTGACGGACCCTGCGCTGCGCGATCTGCTGGGCAAAGTCGTCCTGCAAGCCGATCCGGAACTGGACACGCGCTGGCCGCAGGCGGCAGGCGGCGGCATCGAGCTGCACCTGCGCGACGGCACGACGCTGCAGCGCATGTGCCCTTATCCGCCCGGACATCCCCGGCTGGCCTTGAGCGACGAAGAACTGTCCCACAAGTTCCTGGCCTATGCCGAGCCGGTGCTGGGGCACAAGCGCGCATACGCACTGCGCGATGCGGTACTGCGGTTGGACAACTACAAGGACATACGCGACTTCACGCCGCTGCTGGCGCGCGATTGA